From one Actinopolyspora saharensis genomic stretch:
- a CDS encoding potassium channel family protein, translated as MPATAVGPVKSIIRRIIGASLALAITVLLVYIDRGGYSDTDGTPLSVLDALYYATVSLSTTGYGDIAPVSTSARLVNVLVITPLRVLFLIVLVGTTLEVLTERSRQALKIQHWRSRVRDHVVVIGYGTKGRAAVTALLGDGVEAGNIVVVDTEPTALEAASSLGLVTVNGSGTRSDVLRVAGIPRARAVVVAPPRDDTAVLVTLTSRELAPKAQIVAAVREAENVHLLRQSGADSVVISSETSGRLLGMATSTPSVVEMFEDLLSPDLGLAIAEREVDRTEVGGSPRHLSDIVLGLVRDGQLYRVDAPEADAIEEGDRLLYVKKVANS; from the coding sequence GCCACCGCCGTCGGTCCCGTCAAGTCGATCATACGCAGGATCATCGGGGCGAGTCTCGCTCTCGCGATTACCGTGCTGCTGGTCTACATCGACCGGGGAGGCTACAGCGACACGGACGGCACGCCGCTGAGTGTGCTGGATGCCCTCTACTACGCCACCGTTTCGCTGTCGACCACCGGGTACGGTGACATCGCTCCGGTGTCGACCTCGGCGAGGCTGGTGAACGTACTGGTCATCACCCCCTTGCGGGTACTGTTTCTGATCGTGCTGGTTGGCACCACTCTGGAGGTGCTCACCGAGCGCTCGCGTCAGGCACTGAAGATCCAACACTGGAGGTCCAGGGTGCGCGACCACGTGGTCGTCATCGGGTACGGCACCAAGGGAAGAGCCGCGGTGACCGCGCTGCTCGGGGACGGGGTCGAAGCGGGCAACATCGTGGTCGTCGACACGGAGCCGACTGCCCTGGAAGCGGCGTCCTCGCTCGGTCTGGTGACCGTCAACGGCTCCGGTACTCGTTCGGACGTCCTCCGGGTGGCGGGCATTCCGCGCGCCAGGGCGGTGGTGGTGGCCCCGCCCCGCGACGACACCGCCGTGCTGGTTACGCTCACCTCGCGCGAGCTCGCGCCCAAGGCGCAGATCGTGGCGGCCGTGCGGGAGGCCGAGAACGTCCACCTGCTCCGGCAGTCCGGGGCCGACTCGGTGGTCATCTCCAGCGAGACCTCGGGAAGGCTGCTCGGGATGGCGACCTCGACCCCCTCGGTGGTCGAGATGTTCGAGGACCTGCTCAGCCCCGATCTCGGGCTGGCCATCGCCGAGCGGGAGGTCGACAGGACCGAGGTCGGGGGATCCCCCCGGCACCTCTCCGACATCGTGCTGGGCCTGGTCCGGGACGGGCAGCTCTACCGGGTGGACGCCCCGGAGGCCGACGCGATCGAGGAGGGGGACCGTCTGCTGTACGTGAAGAAGGTGGCGAACTCCTAA
- a CDS encoding neutral zinc metallopeptidase produces MARPLPQHPAQGPGPQAPTPPPARPPGPQQGWPQQGGPRAHPNAPPPGYGPPPHAQPTPRPAPPPQQVTPPPGSVPPGAVPPTAPQRFPGPVPPGYRGPAPPRKRTNPAAIIIPLVCGFLLLIVMPMGIALSTLASETSTSAGSGYDYSTYEYRETGDLGDTATGENDTEYGGTTTESGSGPSGTATSPTTSATGPRPVRKTADNPLAMTAVPVPDVQCDLPEWRTNPQASQRFFRAALPCLNEAWSSVLSQAGLPFEPPELVFPSGGNWSSPCGSVSKSENVSAFYCGSNRTIYMPFAGLQTDVYGNQPGVYLGVFAHEYGHHVQNLSGIMVAWQNEAYETGGYETPEALALSRRSELQAQCFAGQYLASAERTNSLGTQAAWNGIQDGYNRGDRGNQPRDHGSPQHYGSWMETGYKRNNTSECNTWAADASDVS; encoded by the coding sequence ATGGCCAGACCGCTTCCGCAGCACCCCGCCCAGGGGCCCGGCCCCCAAGCGCCCACCCCGCCACCGGCACGTCCACCCGGACCGCAGCAGGGCTGGCCGCAGCAGGGCGGGCCGCGGGCGCATCCGAACGCCCCGCCTCCCGGGTACGGTCCTCCTCCGCACGCCCAACCGACACCGCGGCCCGCACCGCCTCCGCAGCAGGTGACACCCCCGCCGGGATCCGTGCCTCCCGGAGCCGTCCCCCCGACGGCACCGCAGCGCTTCCCCGGACCCGTGCCTCCGGGCTACCGGGGCCCCGCGCCGCCCCGCAAGCGGACCAATCCGGCGGCGATCATCATTCCGCTGGTGTGCGGCTTTCTGCTGCTGATCGTGATGCCGATGGGCATAGCACTGTCCACATTAGCCTCGGAGACGAGCACCTCCGCCGGAAGCGGGTACGACTACAGCACCTACGAGTACCGCGAGACCGGCGATCTCGGTGACACGGCCACCGGGGAGAACGACACCGAGTACGGGGGCACCACGACCGAATCCGGAAGTGGCCCGTCGGGCACGGCGACCTCGCCGACCACCTCGGCGACGGGACCGCGACCGGTGCGCAAGACCGCGGACAACCCGCTGGCCATGACGGCCGTCCCCGTCCCGGACGTGCAGTGCGACCTTCCCGAGTGGCGCACCAATCCGCAGGCCTCGCAACGCTTCTTCCGCGCGGCGCTCCCGTGCCTGAACGAGGCGTGGAGCAGCGTGCTGAGCCAGGCCGGCCTGCCGTTCGAACCTCCCGAACTCGTCTTCCCCAGCGGAGGCAACTGGTCCAGTCCGTGCGGTTCGGTCTCGAAGTCGGAGAACGTCTCGGCCTTCTACTGCGGCAGCAACCGGACGATCTACATGCCGTTCGCCGGACTGCAGACCGATGTCTACGGAAACCAGCCCGGTGTCTACCTCGGGGTCTTCGCCCACGAGTACGGCCATCACGTCCAGAACCTCTCCGGCATCATGGTCGCCTGGCAGAACGAGGCCTACGAGACCGGAGGTTACGAGACGCCGGAGGCCCTGGCGTTGAGCAGGCGCAGCGAGCTGCAGGCCCAGTGCTTCGCCGGGCAGTACCTCGCCAGCGCCGAGCGGACGAACTCGCTGGGCACGCAAGCTGCGTGGAACGGCATCCAGGACGGGTACAACCGCGGCGACCGGGGGAACCAACCACGTGACCACGGCAGTCCGCAGCACTACGGCAGCTGGATGGAGACCGGATACAAGCGCAACAACACCAGCGAGTGCAACACCTGGGCGGCGGACGCGAGCGACGTGAGTTGA